In Streptomyces capitiformicae, one genomic interval encodes:
- a CDS encoding YdbC family protein, with protein sequence MLVKWIRCTVVDRRGFERGQRKWAGLLGEPGFRGQGGGWSRARPGVAHIFSFWESRAFYDSFMARSHDRLAASQSGTYKDMQVKLFDHRFDVKTGFEPRFADADLVRVAHCRVHEERAEHFALMQEKVWNPAMAGSPGMVRGLFGEAPGYEFVILSMWQSAAEHGKYRVERIERLALRAQIEADVAALAGDIVELEPSWTV encoded by the coding sequence GTGCTGGTCAAGTGGATTCGCTGCACCGTGGTCGACCGCCGCGGTTTCGAGCGGGGGCAGCGAAAGTGGGCGGGGCTTCTGGGGGAGCCGGGTTTCCGTGGACAGGGTGGGGGCTGGAGCCGGGCACGACCCGGTGTGGCACACATCTTCTCCTTCTGGGAGAGCCGGGCCTTCTACGACTCCTTCATGGCGCGTTCCCACGACCGGCTCGCCGCCTCGCAGTCGGGCACCTACAAGGACATGCAGGTCAAGCTCTTCGATCACCGATTCGACGTGAAGACGGGCTTCGAGCCGCGTTTCGCGGACGCCGATCTGGTGCGGGTGGCGCACTGCCGTGTCCACGAGGAGCGGGCCGAGCACTTCGCGCTGATGCAGGAGAAGGTCTGGAACCCCGCGATGGCCGGCTCCCCGGGCATGGTGCGCGGTCTGTTCGGTGAGGCACCCGGTTACGAGTTCGTGATCCTCTCCATGTGGCAGTCGGCTGCCGAGCACGGAAAGTACCGCGTCGAACGCATCGAACGCCTCGCCCTGCGGGCTCAGATCGAAGCGGACGTCGCCGCTCTCGCGGGCGACATCGTGGAGCTGGAACCGAGCTGGACGGTCTGA
- a CDS encoding TerD family protein, whose amino-acid sequence MGREAVRPACTEETGRRVLLNGLNKGIRKVEISLKWDPSPSGQPPTDLDLIAATYLAAEPSGRPAYVVHFDSRSPDGTITLNRDSKTGQGFGWDEVMTVELNRLDPRYGRVVVGVAIQQRNGERAFVNVTKPALRIREGYTVLAEDDFGGVLGSTAATVAEFIRDDSGEWTFRPGLHGYDEEPAAFAQIMGAPRAS is encoded by the coding sequence CTGGGCCGCGAGGCAGTTCGGCCCGCTTGTACTGAAGAGACGGGGAGGAGAGTTCTGTTGAACGGCCTCAACAAGGGCATCCGCAAGGTCGAGATCTCGTTGAAGTGGGATCCGAGCCCCTCCGGGCAGCCGCCCACTGATCTCGACCTCATCGCAGCGACCTACCTGGCGGCCGAACCGAGCGGAAGGCCCGCTTATGTCGTGCACTTCGACAGCCGCTCGCCCGACGGCACCATCACCCTCAACCGCGACAGCAAGACCGGGCAGGGCTTCGGTTGGGACGAGGTCATGACGGTGGAGCTGAACCGCCTCGACCCCCGGTACGGGCGGGTGGTCGTCGGTGTCGCCATACAGCAGCGGAACGGTGAGAGGGCCTTCGTCAACGTCACCAAGCCCGCCCTGCGCATCCGCGAGGGCTACACCGTCCTGGCGGAGGACGACTTCGGTGGTGTCCTCGGGTCGACGGCCGCCACCGTGGCCGAGTTCATCCGCGACGACTCAGGCGAGTGGACCTTCCGCCCCGGCCTCCACGGCTACGACGAGGAGCCTGCGGCCTTCGCACAGATCATGGGCGCCCCGCGCGCATCCTGA